The following is a genomic window from Serratia ficaria.
CTTTCCACCTGATAAACGCTGTGGCCCGGCGTATGGCCGTGGGCCGCAAAGGCGGTAATGCCCGGCGAAAGCTCGCCGTCATTGGCGAAAGGCTTGAAATGGCCGGCGGCCTGATAGGGCTTGATCGCCGCCATCGCATGCTTGAAGTTGGCTTGCTCGCCCGGCTTCGCCTGGTTCAGCCGACTTTCGCTTAGCCAAAAATCGGCGTCCTGCTGCGAGGCGCGCACCAGCGCATTGGGGAACAGCGCCCGGCCATTTTGGGTCAGGCCGCCCAGGTGATCCGGATGCATGTGGGTCAGATAGATTTCATCCACCTGCTCGGGCCGGTAGCCGGCGGCGTTGAGATTGGCCGTCAGCTTGCCCAGGCCGTCTCCCAGCAGCGTTCCGGCACCGGTATCGATCATGATCAGCTTGTCGCCGGTGTTGATCAGATAGCTATTGACCGAGGTGACGACCGGCAGGCTCTGATGATGCTCAGCCAGCCCGGCGCCAATCTGCTGCGGCGTGCTGTTCAACAACAGCTTGTCCGCCGGCAGGCGGATAATGCCGTCTGACAGCGCGGTCACTTCATAATGGCCCAGCATGATGCGGTAAAAACCCGGGTTCGGCGTCTTCACCTGCGGCGCGGCCGCCGTGGCCTGCAATGCGGTTACGGCCAGGGTTGCCGCCAACAGATAGCGTTTCCAGAACATGATCACTCCTTGCGATAATAAGACAGCGCTAAGTATTAGCGCAAAAGGGTCAATGCGCCTGCCGTTGGGATAAATTTAAATTATATAAATTTAAAAAATATATTTACTCTGAATAGTTTTGTTTGCGCAATCGCACAACGCCAATCAATATTGAACGGGGTTTTAATCCGTTACTTTCCTTACTCCACCAAACGAGGAGTAAGGAAACACCATGAACTATCCATTCGAAAATCTGGTATTTGAAGGCGGCGGCGTAAAAGGCATTGCCTATGGCGGCGTATTGGAACTGCTGGAAACCAAAGGCGTCATGCCGCGGATCAAACGGGCCTCCGGCGCATCCGCTGGCGCCATCGCCGCGCTGCTGGTGGGGCTGGGCTGCAACGCCGCCGAGGTGACCAACATCCTCTCGAAGATGGATTTTAAAAAATTCCTCGATTATAACGGCGGCTTTTTGGGTTCCCTGCACGATGCCTATCGCCTGTTTAATCAGTATGGCATCGCCCCCGGCGATTATTTTTATTCCTGGTCGCGCGGCATCATCAAAAAATATACCGGCAATGCGGATATCACCTTTGAAAATTTTGAGGCGATGAAGACGAAAAAAGGCTTCAAATCCCTCTATTTTATCGGCGCCAACCTGAATAGCGGGCTGCGCGAGGTGTATTCCCACCAAACCACGCCGCGCATGAAGGTGGCGGACGGGCTGCGCATCTCGATGTCGTTCCCCTTCGCCTTCGTGGCGAAGAATAACGACCTGGGCGAAATCTGTATCGATGGCGGGATGATCGATAACTACCCGGTGCGGCTGTTTGACTATGACTTCTCCGCCACCCCGCCTTACATCGACACCGCCAGCCAACGGATCAACCCCCGCACCCTCGGCATCCGGCTGGACTCCGCCGGCGAAATCGCCCAGGCGGCGGGCCAGCCGGCCAATAAAACCGCGCTCAACAACCTGTTCGACTTCTCCATGGCGCTGGCCAACGTGATGCTGGATATACAGACGAAAGTGCATCTGGACAGCGATGACTGGAAGCGCACCGTGTATGTCGACACCCTCGACGTCAGCACGCTGGAGTTCGGCATCAGCGCAGCCAAAAAACGCGCGCTGATCGAATCCGGCCGCCGGGGCGTGGAGCGTTACTTCGCCTGGTACGATGCAGCGGCCAAACGGGCGGCCTGACCGGCGCTAACCCGCTCCCGCAGGCAAAAAAATCCCCGCGGGGGCGGGGAAAGGCAAAGTGATGCTAAGGATTTTTTAGTTATACGAAGAACTTGGCCAGCACCAGCAGCGAAAGCGAAACGTTAATCGCGCCGCCGATGCGGGTCGCTATCTGGGCGAACGGCATCAGCGACATGCGGTTGCCGGCGGTGAGGATCGCCACGTCGCCGGTGCCGCCCTGCCCGCTCTGACAGCAGGAGACGATGGCGACGTCGATCGGGTGCATGCCGATTTTCTTGCCGACGAAGAAACCGGTCGCCACCAGCGTGCAGACGGTGGTGACAATCACGATCAGGTTCTGAATGGTGAACGCGTCCACCAGCTCCTGCCATGGGGTGATGGCCACGCCGACGGCGAACAGGATCGGGTAGGTCACCGCGGTGCGGAAGAACTTGTACACCACCTGGGAACCTTCCTGAATGCGCGGAGACACCCCGTGCGCCAGCTTCACCGCCACGGCGGCGAACAGCATGCCCACCGGCGCCGGCAGCCCCACCAGGCGATGCAGCAGCATGCCGACCATATACAACAGGATGGCCAACAGCGCGCCGCAGGCGAGGGTGCTGACGTCCACCTTGCCGCTGGTTTTTTCCACCGCGGCCATATCGCTGTCGCCCTGCTTGCTCGGCATCAGGCTGCCCTCGCCGGTCAGGTGCGGATAGCGTTTACCCAGCTGGTTGAGCAAGCCGGCGATGACGATGGCGGTCAGGCTGCCCAGCATCACGATCGGCAGGATGCGCCCCAGCGCCACGCCCTGCTCCATATGCAGGATCGCCGCATAGCCCATCGACAGCGGTATTGCGCCTTCCCCCACGCCGCCGGCCATGATCGGCAGGATCAGGAAGAAGAAGATTTGGAACGGCTCCAGCCCCAACGCCATGCCGACCGCCATCCCCGCCACCATGCCGGCGATCTCGCCGCACAGCATCGGCACGAAGATGCGCAGGAAGCCCTGGACCAACACCTGACGGTTCATGCTCATGATACTGCCGACGATGATGCAGCAGATATACAGGTACAGAATGTTGGTCGACTTGTAGAACCTGGTGGTCGATTCCACCACCACGTCCGGCAGCAGGCCGTAATGCACCAGCGCGGAAGGAATAAAGGTGGCGCAGATCGCCGCCGCGCCCATTTTACCGATCAGCGGCAGACGTTTGCCGAATTCGCCGCAGGCAAAACCGAAGAACGCCAGCGTGGCCACCATCACCACGATATCGCTGGGCAATTTCCCTTCGAGGCAGTCGAGTAAAATAAGTACGCCGGCCAGAATAAAGAACGGTAACGGAATAATCCCTACTTTATAATTGTCCAGTATGTGCCACCATTTTTCCCGCAGGGGAACTTCGGCGGCTTTGTCTTTGGCGACGAGGTAAGAATCATCTGTTGTGCTCATAATCTGGCCTCTTATTAGTTTGTTCAGCCAT
Proteins encoded in this region:
- a CDS encoding patatin-like phospholipase family protein, which codes for MNYPFENLVFEGGGVKGIAYGGVLELLETKGVMPRIKRASGASAGAIAALLVGLGCNAAEVTNILSKMDFKKFLDYNGGFLGSLHDAYRLFNQYGIAPGDYFYSWSRGIIKKYTGNADITFENFEAMKTKKGFKSLYFIGANLNSGLREVYSHQTTPRMKVADGLRISMSFPFAFVAKNNDLGEICIDGGMIDNYPVRLFDYDFSATPPYIDTASQRINPRTLGIRLDSAGEIAQAAGQPANKTALNNLFDFSMALANVMLDIQTKVHLDSDDWKRTVYVDTLDVSTLEFGISAAKKRALIESGRRGVERYFAWYDAAAKRAA
- a CDS encoding MBL fold metallo-hydrolase translates to MFWKRYLLAATLAVTALQATAAAPQVKTPNPGFYRIMLGHYEVTALSDGIIRLPADKLLLNSTPQQIGAGLAEHHQSLPVVTSVNSYLINTGDKLIMIDTGAGTLLGDGLGKLTANLNAAGYRPEQVDEIYLTHMHPDHLGGLTQNGRALFPNALVRASQQDADFWLSESRLNQAKPGEQANFKHAMAAIKPYQAAGHFKPFANDGELSPGITAFAAHGHTPGHSVYQVESQGKKLLLIGDLIHVAAVQLAHPQVAIRFDSDAKAAVAQRLRVFGDSARQAELVGAAHLSFPGLGYLNRQGEGYGWVPLNYGAL
- a CDS encoding 2-hydroxycarboxylate transporter family protein, whose amino-acid sequence is MSTTDDSYLVAKDKAAEVPLREKWWHILDNYKVGIIPLPFFILAGVLILLDCLEGKLPSDIVVMVATLAFFGFACGEFGKRLPLIGKMGAAAICATFIPSALVHYGLLPDVVVESTTRFYKSTNILYLYICCIIVGSIMSMNRQVLVQGFLRIFVPMLCGEIAGMVAGMAVGMALGLEPFQIFFFLILPIMAGGVGEGAIPLSMGYAAILHMEQGVALGRILPIVMLGSLTAIVIAGLLNQLGKRYPHLTGEGSLMPSKQGDSDMAAVEKTSGKVDVSTLACGALLAILLYMVGMLLHRLVGLPAPVGMLFAAVAVKLAHGVSPRIQEGSQVVYKFFRTAVTYPILFAVGVAITPWQELVDAFTIQNLIVIVTTVCTLVATGFFVGKKIGMHPIDVAIVSCCQSGQGGTGDVAILTAGNRMSLMPFAQIATRIGGAINVSLSLLVLAKFFV